TTTTATGATAATTCTCCGATATGGCTCCCTTCCCTCGCTATAGGTAATTACTCCTGAATCTTCTTTAAGAGCCATGTGCACTAACTTTCTTTCTATGCTATTCATATAATAAAGGGCTATAGTGTCACCTTTTCTTTTTGCTATCTCAGCTTTTTCCCGAGCATACCTCTGAAGAGATTCCTCTCTTCTTTTTCGATATCCATCAATATCCACTATATAAATTTTATGAGTGCCCTGCTGGTTCTCTTTATTAACAATCAAATTAACCAGATATTGAATGGCATCAAGAGTATGACCATGTTTGCCAATAATGATGCCAGGATCTGCTTTGATAATTTCAAAAATAGTATAATCCTGATTAGAAGAAGCTAACTTTACTTCAGCATCAGCACTTATACCTTCCGCTATTTTAGAAAGAACTTGTAAGGCTTTTTCCTCTTGCTTGTTAATTTTCATTTCCTTATTTTCAAAATCTACCAAAACATACCTCTTTCCACCAATACATTTGTCTTTTCCCTCAGAATTAATTGGCTGAATGGCAATTATTAACTCTTGTTTTTTAAGACTTTTCTTTTCTGCCCGTTTTTTTATTTTGTTTTACAGAAGGTTTTTCATATCCTGGTATCCAGGAAATCTCTTGTTCGCTATCTTTTTGTTTGATTTCCGTTTCTTTTTTCTGCTCTTGCGTCTTCTCCTGTGTTACTTTTTCTTTTTCCTTAGAGCTATCGGATTCTTTTTGAATTTCGGGCTTCTTTTTGTTAATTAAAAGCTTCTGTACAATATCAAAAAGGGTTGAGGTAAACCAATACAAACTTAATCCTGACGGTAAACTAAAACTTATAAAGGCAATCATGACTGGCATAATAGTGCCCATTATCTTTTGGGTATTGGCAGTAGGATTAGAAGAACTGTCACCCTGGCTTGTTACCGGCATAGGTGGCATGGTTAATTTTTGTTGAATATACATTGATACTCCTACTAAAATTGGTAAAATTCCAATGCTATAATTTCCAATTACCCCGAATAACTGATCCGGTGCAGCTAATCCCGCAATCATTTCCCCTTGATATATAACTTCGTTTTTAATCCACAAAAAACCGCCATCAATAATCTCTGTATTGGGTATAAAATATTCAAAACCCCTGAGCACCTGAAAAAATAGAATTAAAATAGGCATTTGAATGATAAGTGGCAAACATCCGCCCATAGGATTGACCTTATGCTCCTTATACAACCTCATCACTTCCTGATTCATTCTCTCTTTGTCATTTTTGTATTTTCTTTGTATTTCCTGCATGAGAGGCTGAATCTTTTGTGTCTCTTGCATAGAAATCATTTGTTTTTGCATCAGCGGATACATAATTGTTCTTATAATAAGGGTTAATATAATAATAGCTAAGCCATAATTATGAGTAAAACCATATAAGACACAAAGGAATTGTTCTACCCAACCTATTAATGAACTCCAGATTCCCAAAATATTACTCTCCTTTTCTACAAAGCATTTTCCCATTCAATTATTCAAAAATATAGGCCGATCTTCTATTTATGGATTCTATCTTATTTGCATAGTTTATCAGGTACAGGATCATAACCACCGGTATGGTATGGATGGCACCGAAACAATCTCTTTATGGATAGCAAGGTTCCCCTTAGACAGCCATGTCTTTGAATAGCCTGTATAGCATAATCTGAACAAGTAGGATAAAACCTACAAGTTGCAGGTTTAAAGGGGGAAATATATTTTTGATAAAACACTATTGCTATTATCAATATTCTATTCATTTTTTTACGTTAGACAACGGTTTTTATTATATTATTTATTTACTTTATTTTAAATTGTCTCTCAGCAACAATCTTATCAGTTCTTGTTCAATTTCCGTAAAGGAGGCTTCTTGAATCTCCTTTTTAGCTACAATGATAACATCACATCCAAAGATTAACTTTGTACCTTTTTGACGCCAGATTTCTCTTAATCTTCGTTTAATTTTGTTACGTTGCACTGCATTGCCAAGACTTTTTTTGACAATAAAACCTGCTCTATTATTTTCCTGCTGACTATATAATATATATAATATAATATATTTTCCAGATTTACGATTTCCATTGGAAAAAACTTTTTTAAATTCGTTGGTTCTTTTTAAACCTTCCTTAAACAAGTTAATATCTAACCGGAAACGGTTAATCTCTTCCTTCCTTTTTGTCTTCTCCTTTTTAAAATAAGTCTTCCGCTTTTCGTGCTCATACGACTGCGAAATCCATGTGCTTTTAATTTTTTTCGACTATTAGGTTGATAAGTACGCTTCATTGATAATCCTTCTCCTTTGCGCGAATTCTTGTTCTAAACTAATTTGTTTCAAATCTTGATTTTAGCCAAAACACTTATATTGCTATTTATGACATAATCATAATTTTAAATTATAACTATTAAATTATAAATATGTCAAATACTGAAATAGTCTACCTCATTTTTAATGCTATGGCAAGTAATAAGAAGTTATTTATAAGAAAGCATGGGAAATTTATTGCTGCCCATAAAAATTACTCAAAATCTTTTTTATCAATTAGGATAATATCCTCGATGTGTAATATGTTCGGTTACGGATCAAAGAAACTGAAAACTAATTTAAATAGTGGGAGACCAAGCTATTTTAAATAATTATTAGAGATAAGTTAATATCTAAAATGAGCTTTGCATGTTTAGCTATTTTTGCTATTATATTAATGATATAATTGTGCTATAAAATTCAAACTTGCCTTTTCTTAAAAACTAAATTAATATTAAATAATAATTTCTCTTATTAATTGAAGGCTCCCCCTGAGTATTAATATCTTGTTTTTATAGTCAATAAGAAATTTGGGGTAATAGTATCGGGATTTTCGGAAAAATTTCGATACTACTATTAAATGCTCTTTGTTAATTAGGGAATAATATATGCTTAATTATATTTTTAGAAAGAGCGTATAATTATTATAATTTTTATATCCTAAGGTAAAAATAGCCCTTACTATAAAAATTTAAAGACAAGATATTCAAGGGAATCTTAAAGATCGAATTGCTATTAATTTAAGTATTGTCACTAGGGGAAATTGCCCTTGAATTTCTTAAAGATGGTTTTGTAATGATTATGTTTTATCCTGACTTATATCAATTACTCGTTATAATCTTTTTTCCACAACTGTTAATAAGCTGTGAATTAAATAAAAAGCCTTTATTTTTATTTAATATTTCTTAATAGATACTTTTGTCAAATAAATAGTTATTTTTCCAAAAGCTTTTAGATTATTGACCAAGAGGAATATAAGCTGTTTTCCACAGGCTGTTGTTAATAATGTTAATATCTTTTTTGAAGGTTCATAAATTCGCCCGCTATACGGGTTCGTTGTTTACTTTTCAAAAAACATCTGAATTACAAATAAAAATATAACTATTGAAGGAATTATTATGAATTATT
This is a stretch of genomic DNA from Atribacterota bacterium. It encodes these proteins:
- a CDS encoding KH domain-containing protein codes for the protein MVDFENKEMKINKQEEKALQVLSKIAEGISADAEVKLASSNQDYTIFEIIKADPGIIIGKHGHTLDAIQYLVNLIVNKENQQGTHKIYIVDIDGYRKRREESLQRYAREKAEIAKRKGDTIALYYMNSIERKLVHMALKEDSGVITYSEGREPYRRIIIKPILVKDEDDASKSIKEEY
- a CDS encoding YidC/Oxa1 family membrane protein insertase; protein product: MGIWSSLIGWVEQFLCVLYGFTHNYGLAIIILTLIIRTIMYPLMQKQMISMQETQKIQPLMQEIQRKYKNDKERMNQEVMRLYKEHKVNPMGGCLPLIIQMPILILFFQVLRGFEYFIPNTEIIDGGFLWIKNEVIYQGEMIAGLAAPDQLFGVIGNYSIGILPILVGVSMYIQQKLTMPPMPVTSQGDSSSNPTANTQKIMGTIMPVMIAFISFSLPSGLSLYWFTSTLFDIVQKLLINKKKPEIQKESDSSKEKEKVTQEKTQEQKKETEIKQKDSEQEISWIPGYEKPSVKQNKKTGRKEKS
- the yidD gene encoding membrane protein insertion efficiency factor YidD, which codes for MNRILIIAIVFYQKYISPFKPATCRFYPTCSDYAIQAIQRHGCLRGTLLSIKRLFRCHPYHTGGYDPVPDKLCK
- the rnpA gene encoding ribonuclease P protein component, translated to MFKEGLKRTNEFKKVFSNGNRKSGKYIILYILYSQQENNRAGFIVKKSLGNAVQRNKIKRRLREIWRQKGTKLIFGCDVIIVAKKEIQEASFTEIEQELIRLLLRDNLK
- the rpmH gene encoding 50S ribosomal protein L34, which encodes MKRTYQPNSRKKLKAHGFRSRMSTKSGRLILKRRRQKGRKRLTVSG